The Bacteroidota bacterium genome has a segment encoding these proteins:
- the rplC gene encoding 50S ribosomal protein L3 — protein sequence MPGLIGKKIGMTSIFAEDRKNIPVTLIEVGPCYVTQVKTEEKDGYNAVQIGWGEKKEKRTNKPQQGHFKKAGTPNLRVLKEYDFDVTQVKPGDKLTIDSLLKEGDYIDVVGKSKGKGFQGVVKRHGFGGVGGQTHGQHNRGRAPGSIGACSFPSRVFKGMRMAGQLGNRQVHIENLNVVKIIPEKNLVVVAGSVPGAKGSTVFVEKFED from the coding sequence ATGCCCGGACTCATAGGAAAAAAAATTGGCATGACCAGCATATTTGCTGAGGATCGCAAGAACATACCCGTTACCCTGATCGAGGTAGGACCCTGCTACGTAACGCAGGTAAAAACCGAGGAGAAGGATGGCTATAACGCCGTGCAGATAGGCTGGGGCGAGAAGAAGGAGAAGCGCACCAACAAACCCCAACAGGGGCACTTCAAGAAAGCCGGCACACCCAACCTGCGCGTGCTGAAGGAGTACGACTTCGATGTAACCCAGGTAAAGCCCGGAGACAAGCTGACAATCGATAGCTTGCTCAAAGAGGGCGACTACATAGACGTAGTGGGCAAGAGCAAGGGCAAAGGCTTTCAGGGTGTGGTGAAACGCCATGGCTTTGGCGGTGTGGGTGGACAAACCCACGGCCAGCACAACCGCGGTCGCGCACCTGGGTCTATTGGTGCGTGCTCATTCCCCAGCCGTGTTTTCAAGGGCATGCGTATGGCAGGCCAGCTGGGTAATCGTCAGGTGCACATTGAAAACCTGAACGTGGTAAAGATCATCCCTGAAAAGAATCTGGTTGTGGTAGCAGGCTCAGTGCCCGGTGCCAAGGGTTCTACGGTGTTTGTAGAAAAATTTGAAGACTAA
- the rplD gene encoding 50S ribosomal protein L4 — protein MEAKVYKVDGKESGKVQLADEIFGIQPNDHAIYQDVRLIQANRRQGTHLVKERGDVQGSKKKPFRQKGTGGARAGHKRSPLWRHGGTVHGPRPRDYGFKLNKKVKQLARKSALSYKAQEAKIRVLEDFALANTKTKDFEAMLKANQLAGVKTLIVTSNYDKAFFNAGRNLENTYIVHASQLNTYDILNADTLLVAKEAVDIIHNQFA, from the coding sequence ATGGAAGCCAAGGTATATAAAGTAGACGGAAAAGAGAGCGGCAAGGTCCAGCTGGCCGACGAGATATTTGGCATTCAGCCCAATGACCATGCCATCTATCAGGATGTGCGCCTCATACAGGCCAATCGCCGCCAGGGTACACACCTGGTAAAGGAGCGCGGTGATGTGCAGGGTAGCAAAAAGAAGCCCTTCCGTCAGAAAGGTACAGGCGGTGCACGTGCCGGCCACAAGCGTAGCCCACTGTGGCGCCACGGCGGTACGGTACATGGCCCACGTCCGCGCGACTATGGCTTCAAGCTGAATAAGAAAGTAAAGCAGCTGGCTCGTAAGAGTGCCCTGAGCTACAAGGCCCAGGAGGCTAAGATACGTGTTCTGGAAGACTTTGCCCTGGCAAATACCAAGACCAAAGACTTTGAAGCCATGCTGAAAGCTAATCAACTGGCAGGGGTAAAAACCCTGATCGTTACCAGCAACTACGATAAGGCTTTCTTCAACGCAGGTAGAAACCTGGAGAACACCTACATTGTGCACGCCAGCCAGCTGAATACCTACGACATTCTGAATGCCGATACCCTGCTGGTAGCTAAGGAAGCGGTAGATATCATTCACAATCAATTCGCCTAA
- the rplW gene encoding 50S ribosomal protein L23, whose amino-acid sequence MSVLIKPIVTEKQTRMTEKAKSRIYGFEVEKDANKVEIKKAVEAKYDVEVVSIRTAIVPPKKRRRFTRTGVQEGKTKATKKAYVTIGQGKEIDFYNTL is encoded by the coding sequence ATGAGTGTTCTGATCAAACCTATCGTAACCGAGAAGCAAACGCGCATGACTGAGAAAGCCAAGAGCCGCATATATGGGTTCGAGGTGGAGAAGGATGCGAATAAGGTGGAGATAAAAAAGGCTGTAGAGGCCAAGTATGATGTGGAGGTAGTGAGCATTCGCACGGCGATTGTTCCACCCAAAAAGCGCCGCCGGTTCACACGCACAGGTGTGCAGGAAGGGAAAACCAAGGCGACCAAGAAGGCCTATGTTACCATCGGCCAGGGTAAGGAGATTGATTTTTATAACACGCTGTAA
- the rplB gene encoding 50S ribosomal protein L2, giving the protein MGIRKLKPVTPGQRFRSVSDFEEITKSSPERSLLASKKRSGGRNHSGKMTVRNIGGGHKKKYRIVDFKRNKLGIPAKVAAIEYDPNRTARLALLHYADGEKRYMLAPEGLKVGQTVVAGSQAEPVVGNALPLRNMPLGTILHAIELTPGRGAQMARSAGTYAQLTAKEDRFAVLRLPSGETRRVLLDCLATVGNVGNATHMNLEIGKAGRNRWLGRRPRTRPVAMNPVDHPMGGGEGKASGGHPRSRTGLPAKGYKTRSKTKASNQYIISRRKNKKKK; this is encoded by the coding sequence ATGGGTATTCGCAAATTAAAACCGGTTACACCCGGCCAGCGCTTCCGGTCAGTTTCGGACTTTGAGGAGATTACCAAATCTTCTCCAGAGCGTTCGCTGCTTGCTTCAAAGAAGCGTTCCGGAGGCCGCAACCACAGCGGTAAGATGACCGTTCGCAATATAGGCGGTGGTCACAAGAAGAAATATCGGATCGTGGACTTCAAGCGAAACAAGCTGGGTATTCCGGCCAAGGTTGCTGCCATTGAATATGATCCCAACCGTACTGCCCGCCTTGCCCTGCTGCATTATGCAGATGGCGAGAAGCGCTACATGCTTGCTCCCGAGGGCTTGAAGGTGGGACAGACCGTGGTGGCAGGCAGCCAGGCTGAGCCTGTAGTAGGCAATGCACTCCCGCTGCGCAATATGCCGCTCGGTACCATTTTGCACGCGATCGAACTAACACCCGGCAGAGGAGCCCAGATGGCACGTAGTGCTGGCACGTATGCCCAGCTAACAGCCAAGGAGGATCGCTTTGCTGTACTGAGACTGCCCAGCGGCGAAACACGCCGCGTGCTGCTGGACTGCCTGGCTACTGTAGGGAATGTAGGGAATGCAACCCACATGAACCTTGAGATAGGCAAGGCTGGCCGCAACAGATGGCTGGGCCGCAGGCCCCGCACGCGCCCCGTAGCCATGAACCCGGTAGATCACCCAATGGGTGGTGGCGAGGGTAAGGCCAGTGGTGGCCACCCCCGTAGCCGCACCGGCCTGCCTGCCAAGGGCTACAAGACGCGTAGCAAGACAAAGGCAAGCAATCAGTACATCATTTCTCGCAGAAAGAATAAGAAGAAGAAATAA
- the rpsS gene encoding 30S ribosomal protein S19 yields the protein MARSLKKGPFIDFNLERKVQTMNAVGDKKVIKTWARRSMVSPEFVGHTLAIHNGKQFIPVYISENMVGHKLGEFAPTRTFRGHAGSKDKGKK from the coding sequence ATGGCACGCTCATTAAAGAAAGGCCCCTTCATAGACTTCAATCTGGAGCGTAAGGTTCAGACTATGAATGCGGTGGGGGATAAAAAAGTGATTAAAACCTGGGCTCGTCGCTCCATGGTTTCTCCTGAGTTTGTTGGGCATACGCTTGCCATCCATAATGGCAAGCAGTTTATCCCGGTCTACATCAGCGAGAACATGGTGGGCCACAAGCTGGGAGAGTTTGCCCCTACCCGTACCTTCAGAGGGCATGCCGGTTCCAAAGATAAAGGCAAGAAATAA
- a CDS encoding 50S ribosomal protein L22 gives MEAIAQKLTRKEKIAQGIAKLPGSKKKRAADARKERNKTIAFATLRNYPTSPRKMRLMADVVRNTGVAYALGVLKLEQRAAAAPMRKLLMSAIANWREKFADQAHLEECLYIKEIKVDGASMLKRFQPAPQGRAHRIRKRSNHITIVLDVHNQENA, from the coding sequence ATGGAAGCTATTGCACAAAAATTGACCCGCAAAGAGAAAATTGCGCAGGGCATAGCCAAGCTGCCTGGTAGCAAGAAAAAGCGTGCCGCCGATGCACGTAAGGAGCGCAATAAGACCATTGCCTTTGCTACCCTACGGAATTATCCCACTTCGCCGCGCAAGATGCGCCTGATGGCAGATGTGGTGCGAAACACGGGTGTAGCCTACGCACTGGGTGTACTGAAGCTGGAACAGCGGGCTGCTGCTGCTCCGATGCGCAAACTGCTTATGAGTGCCATTGCAAACTGGCGCGAGAAGTTTGCCGACCAGGCACACCTGGAAGAGTGCCTGTATATCAAGGAAATCAAAGTGGATGGCGCTAGTATGCTGAAGCGTTTTCAACCTGCCCCGCAGGGTCGCGCGCACCGCATTCGTAAGCGGAGCAATCATATCACCATCGTGTTGGACGTACATAACCAAGAAAACGCCTAA